Proteins found in one Geomonas subterranea genomic segment:
- a CDS encoding ASKHA domain-containing protein: MVTVLFLPDDKRATVSKGSTILEAARAAGVTIDSPCNGAVVCGKCAVTLPSHDLDKVVEKGAHRLPAGERSRGQVLACAAEVHGNIAVLVPEGPSLRDFKIASHGEACTVDLAPHIVKEYRPDLGVTRVLGGGAVLTEEEGDTAGECYGVVVDIGTTTLVVALVDLTTGTQLGAASSLNPQSRHAQDVLSRIKMGSEGRGLEELRSGVIGEINALIDQVAGDSGVRRDRIYEVIFSGNTCMLHLAAGVDPAPLGKYPYTSTLACAAWLPAQATGIDIAHGGLIYLPPIISGYIGADITAGLQAVRLHESEETVLFVDIGTNGEMALCRDGKIWATSTAAGPAFEGMNIRFGMRAGEGAIERCSVQPDGSLEIRTIAGAEAVGICGSGLMDVVAELVAHGLVGKNGKFVKPDAAAIHPKLAERLVERDGKPSFLLTEKVWLTQKDVRQVQLAKGAIRAGVEFLLREASVPVAELQRVLIAGSFGYHLTAESLTTIGLLPAGTSGRIRFVGNTAKSGGEAFLLNAVSRREMSDLVEQVQVVELANCKDFDKVFVEALSF, encoded by the coding sequence ATGGTAACGGTTCTATTTCTTCCCGACGATAAACGAGCCACGGTTTCCAAGGGCTCTACCATTCTGGAGGCCGCCCGTGCAGCCGGAGTGACCATCGATTCCCCCTGCAACGGTGCGGTGGTCTGCGGCAAGTGCGCGGTGACCCTGCCTTCCCACGATCTCGACAAGGTGGTCGAAAAAGGAGCGCACCGGCTTCCGGCGGGAGAAAGGAGCCGCGGGCAGGTGCTTGCTTGCGCAGCCGAGGTCCACGGCAACATCGCGGTGCTGGTTCCCGAGGGGCCTTCGCTGCGTGATTTCAAGATAGCCAGCCACGGCGAGGCTTGCACTGTCGATCTCGCCCCACACATCGTCAAGGAGTACCGGCCGGATCTGGGCGTGACGCGCGTGCTGGGCGGCGGAGCAGTGTTGACCGAAGAGGAGGGCGATACTGCCGGCGAGTGCTACGGCGTGGTGGTCGACATCGGCACCACCACCCTCGTGGTCGCGCTGGTGGACCTGACAACCGGGACTCAACTGGGGGCCGCTTCGTCCCTCAACCCGCAAAGCCGCCACGCCCAGGACGTGCTGTCGCGCATCAAGATGGGGTCGGAAGGGCGCGGGCTGGAGGAGTTGAGAAGCGGCGTCATCGGGGAGATCAACGCGCTCATCGATCAGGTCGCTGGTGACTCGGGGGTAAGACGGGACCGGATCTACGAGGTGATCTTCAGTGGCAACACCTGCATGCTACACTTGGCCGCCGGGGTCGATCCCGCGCCGCTCGGCAAGTATCCCTACACCTCCACGCTCGCCTGCGCCGCCTGGCTCCCCGCGCAGGCGACCGGCATCGACATCGCGCACGGCGGGCTCATCTACCTACCACCGATCATCTCCGGCTACATCGGCGCCGACATCACCGCGGGGCTGCAGGCGGTCCGGCTGCACGAAAGCGAGGAGACCGTCCTCTTCGTGGATATCGGCACCAACGGCGAAATGGCTTTGTGCCGCGACGGGAAGATCTGGGCCACCTCGACCGCGGCCGGCCCGGCCTTCGAGGGTATGAACATCCGCTTTGGCATGAGGGCAGGGGAGGGGGCCATAGAGCGCTGCAGCGTCCAGCCCGACGGCTCCCTTGAGATCCGGACCATCGCTGGGGCGGAGGCTGTCGGCATCTGCGGCTCGGGCCTGATGGATGTAGTCGCCGAGCTTGTGGCCCACGGCCTGGTGGGAAAAAACGGTAAGTTCGTCAAGCCGGACGCGGCCGCAATCCACCCGAAGCTGGCCGAGCGCCTGGTGGAGCGGGACGGCAAGCCGTCGTTCCTGCTCACCGAGAAAGTCTGGTTGACCCAAAAGGACGTGCGCCAGGTGCAGCTCGCCAAGGGGGCGATCCGGGCCGGGGTGGAATTTCTGCTGCGCGAGGCCTCGGTCCCGGTAGCGGAACTGCAGCGGGTCCTGATCGCCGGCTCTTTCGGCTATCATCTGACCGCCGAAAGCCTGACCACCATCGGGCTCTTGCCGGCCGGCACCTCCGGGCGGATCCGGTTCGTGGGCAACACCGCCAAAAGCGGAGGGGAAGCGTTCCTCCTCAACGCCGTCTCGCGCCGGGAGATGAGCGATCTGGTCGAGCAGGTGCAGGTCGTGGAGTTGGCCAACTGCAAGGACTTTGACAAGGTTTTCGTGGAAGCACTTTCCTTTTGA
- a CDS encoding ABC transporter substrate-binding protein has product MRSAWKRLLLLAVAALGLAAQADAAVAKTKLKVGYAPGGGSVLTFLAQDQKLFEREGVEVELVQFASSSDGLNALNSGKIDIGVSFGTAGPLTFISKGSDFSIIGGHLSGGHPVIALPGKAQQFKTIGDFRGKTVATPRIYTADIVWRGALKRAGLDPNKDVKIIELKNPAAVLEAVKAGKADVGIGASSILLKAKESGVAVVGWSNYFFPQHPCCRIVARGKAVKEDPDAYRAFLRAILQAEKIKTEKPDLAVEVNKRVLNLDDKMAREFTLEPHQETHADPNRKGIAQMWHDMKSIDYVEGDIDLNRYVNVDLYRDALKELQRRNPKDKFYREAKRRFERQN; this is encoded by the coding sequence ATGAGATCTGCATGGAAAAGATTGCTGTTGCTAGCTGTTGCAGCCCTGGGATTGGCGGCGCAGGCTGACGCCGCCGTTGCCAAGACCAAGCTGAAGGTCGGCTATGCGCCGGGAGGGGGCAGCGTGCTCACCTTTCTGGCGCAGGACCAGAAGCTGTTCGAGAGGGAAGGAGTCGAGGTGGAACTGGTGCAGTTCGCCAGCTCCTCCGACGGGCTCAACGCGTTGAACAGCGGCAAGATCGACATCGGTGTCTCCTTCGGCACCGCCGGGCCGCTTACCTTCATTTCCAAGGGGAGCGACTTTTCCATCATCGGAGGGCACCTTTCCGGCGGCCACCCCGTGATCGCGCTGCCGGGAAAGGCACAGCAGTTTAAGACCATCGGCGATTTCCGCGGCAAGACCGTTGCCACCCCCCGCATCTACACCGCGGACATAGTCTGGCGCGGCGCCCTCAAACGCGCAGGGCTCGACCCCAATAAAGACGTCAAGATCATCGAACTGAAGAATCCCGCTGCGGTTTTGGAAGCGGTCAAGGCTGGCAAAGCGGATGTAGGTATCGGCGCCTCCTCCATCCTCTTGAAGGCAAAGGAGTCCGGCGTCGCTGTCGTCGGGTGGAGCAACTACTTCTTTCCCCAGCACCCCTGCTGCCGCATCGTGGCCAGAGGGAAGGCGGTCAAGGAGGATCCCGACGCCTACCGTGCTTTCCTGAGGGCCATCCTGCAAGCAGAAAAGATCAAGACCGAGAAACCGGACCTGGCGGTGGAGGTGAACAAGCGGGTCCTGAACCTCGACGACAAGATGGCCCGTGAGTTCACCCTGGAGCCCCACCAGGAAACTCACGCCGACCCAAACCGGAAGGGGATCGCGCAGATGTGGCATGACATGAAAAGCATCGACTACGTGGAAGGGGACATCGACCTGAACCGCTACGTGAACGTCGACCTCTATCGCGACGCCCTGAAGGAGTTACAGCGGCGTAATCCCAAGGACAAGTTCTACCGCGAGGCGAAGAGACGCTTCGAACGTCAGAACTGA
- a CDS encoding ABC transporter permease, with amino-acid sequence MVAHLIKRYSGPAAVTLLLVLLFEAATDWSGWLEPVLFPGLSKILPAFGKSLPKLVLGFGNSMGMLVPSYFLALALGVGGGLVVGSSNFLRGLLMPVFRGVSPIPPTMLIPYAIAVLPTFWLSSAFIIFAGAFWPILMGTIHGVVHLEERYIENARTLGLGGFRLYRNVILPGALPMIFSGAGMALVFSFILLTVAEMFGAKSGMGHFIQYNADFSDYPKVLAGMLFMSLVIILIMEIFDLVQRRVLHWTGKR; translated from the coding sequence ATGGTTGCACATCTGATCAAACGATACAGCGGCCCGGCGGCAGTGACCCTGCTGCTGGTGCTGCTCTTCGAAGCCGCCACCGACTGGTCCGGCTGGCTTGAGCCGGTCCTTTTCCCCGGTCTCTCGAAGATCCTGCCGGCCTTCGGCAAATCGCTGCCCAAACTGGTTCTGGGCTTTGGCAACTCCATGGGAATGCTGGTGCCGAGCTACTTCCTGGCGCTGGCTTTGGGCGTCGGCGGCGGCTTGGTGGTTGGCTCCTCGAACTTTTTGCGCGGGCTGCTCATGCCGGTCTTTCGCGGGGTGAGCCCGATTCCGCCCACCATGCTGATCCCGTATGCCATCGCCGTTTTGCCGACCTTCTGGCTCTCCTCGGCCTTCATCATCTTCGCCGGCGCCTTCTGGCCCATCCTGATGGGGACCATTCACGGCGTGGTGCACCTGGAGGAGCGCTATATCGAAAACGCCAGGACCTTGGGACTTGGCGGCTTCCGGCTTTATCGCAACGTCATCCTCCCGGGCGCTCTCCCGATGATCTTCAGCGGTGCCGGAATGGCGCTGGTCTTCAGCTTCATCCTCCTGACCGTCGCCGAGATGTTCGGAGCCAAGTCCGGCATGGGGCACTTCATCCAATACAACGCCGATTTCTCCGATTATCCCAAGGTCCTGGCCGGTATGCTCTTCATGTCGCTGGTCATCATCCTGATCATGGAAATCTTCGACCTGGTGCAGCGCCGCGTGCTGCATTGGACTGGCAAACGCTGA
- a CDS encoding class I SAM-dependent methyltransferase yields the protein MATAALSVSKYLEFFRKKDVRSVLDYGAGTLRNSAYMADAGFKVYAADLPVQVARIMKMASARKLAGIFDVDELTGGRLDVDLVLSSYVLNIIPDGTEKSRYLKNIVLNLRPEGYLLVEVRCRNAAPDCSSGCAHGKRCPNCIKTYSHQELDQLVESAGFRRVSHYYRRHSVAVLYQRFQ from the coding sequence ATGGCGACAGCAGCATTAAGTGTCAGTAAGTACCTGGAGTTCTTCAGGAAGAAAGACGTGCGCTCGGTCCTTGACTACGGGGCGGGGACGCTTCGAAACTCGGCATACATGGCGGACGCCGGTTTCAAAGTCTACGCGGCGGACCTTCCGGTCCAGGTGGCCCGCATCATGAAGATGGCGAGCGCCAGGAAGTTGGCCGGTATTTTCGACGTGGACGAGTTGACAGGCGGCAGGCTGGATGTGGATCTCGTTCTTTCCAGCTATGTGTTGAACATCATCCCCGACGGCACGGAAAAGAGCCGGTACCTGAAGAACATCGTCCTCAACCTGCGCCCCGAGGGGTACCTCCTGGTGGAGGTGCGCTGCCGCAACGCCGCACCCGACTGCAGCAGCGGTTGCGCGCACGGCAAGAGATGCCCGAACTGCATCAAGACCTACTCGCACCAGGAACTGGATCAACTGGTCGAGTCGGCGGGATTCAGGCGCGTGAGCCACTACTACCGCCGCCACTCCGTTGCCGTTTTGTACCAGCGCTTTCAGTAG
- a CDS encoding sulfite exporter TauE/SafE family protein: protein MLSPEAYFLLLAAIFTVAILYSSVGHGGASGYIGVLALFSIMPEAFKPTALILNIMVAAIATYSFAQAGHFSWRLFWPFATTSVPCSFIGGYLTVPPHVYKQLVGMVLLASACRLVFHKEHESLEIQRPATPVALVVGAVLGLLSGLTGVGGGIFLSPLLLLLKWGRAREASAIAALFILVNSIAGLLGHISSLQQIPPFGPLLALAAVLGGIIGSVFGSRTLPVAGVVKALSLVLAIAGLKLLFV, encoded by the coding sequence ATGCTCAGTCCGGAAGCATATTTTCTACTCTTGGCTGCCATATTTACCGTTGCCATCCTGTACTCCAGCGTTGGTCACGGCGGCGCGTCCGGGTATATCGGCGTGCTTGCCCTGTTCAGCATCATGCCCGAGGCCTTCAAACCCACCGCACTGATCCTGAACATCATGGTGGCTGCGATAGCTACCTATTCTTTCGCGCAAGCCGGCCATTTCTCCTGGCGGCTGTTCTGGCCTTTCGCCACGACATCTGTGCCATGCAGTTTCATCGGGGGGTATCTCACTGTCCCTCCGCATGTCTACAAGCAGCTTGTGGGCATGGTCCTGCTGGCTTCGGCCTGTCGCCTTGTATTTCACAAGGAACACGAATCACTGGAGATTCAACGCCCTGCGACTCCCGTAGCCCTGGTCGTTGGCGCAGTCCTTGGGCTGCTATCCGGATTGACGGGAGTGGGCGGCGGAATATTTCTCAGCCCCCTCCTCCTCCTGCTCAAATGGGGGCGGGCGAGGGAGGCCTCTGCCATCGCGGCATTGTTCATACTGGTCAACTCCATCGCCGGACTTCTCGGGCACATAAGCAGCCTGCAACAGATCCCACCTTTCGGGCCGCTATTGGCTTTGGCAGCGGTACTCGGAGGAATCATCGGCTCAGTTTTCGGAAGTAGGACTCTGCCCGTTGCAGGGGTCGTAAAAGCTTTGTCCCTGGTGCTGGCCATTGCAGGACTCAAGCTGCTTTTCGTGTAA
- a CDS encoding molybdopterin molybdotransferase MoeA — MVSIEEAQRAILSEIAPLETVKVSVFEGLNRVTPESHIAPWDIPPADNSAMDGYAFSHASFKDDRLKVTGFLPAGEVCKVPVLPGEAIKIMTGAPLPPSCDTVVPVEDVEEDGAWIRVTSSVKAGSHVRERGEDIRHGDVVIPEGSLLRPQEIGMLSAMGTTSVAVYRKARVAILSTGDELLEPGSTPLPGKIINSNSYSLAAQVLDAGGDPMMLGIAADTLEDTCDKIKAGLNADMLVITGGVSVGDRDFVKVAIEKLGGEVIFWKVNMKPGKPLAFAMLQGKPVFALPGNPVAAMVSFELFVRPSILKAMGHDKVFRPKAKAAMKGPVSNKGKRPHLVRGIVSKSDDRYHVSTTGNQSSGRLSSLIQGNGLILLEPESSRAAGDSVDVLLLDRGFEMGSFR; from the coding sequence ATGGTAAGTATCGAAGAAGCGCAACGGGCCATTCTGAGTGAGATTGCACCGCTTGAGACGGTGAAGGTCTCGGTCTTCGAAGGATTGAACCGCGTCACCCCCGAGAGCCACATCGCGCCGTGGGATATCCCTCCCGCTGACAACTCTGCCATGGACGGCTATGCCTTTTCGCATGCCTCGTTCAAGGATGATCGACTGAAGGTGACAGGCTTTCTCCCTGCAGGTGAGGTGTGCAAGGTCCCCGTGCTTCCAGGCGAGGCGATAAAGATCATGACCGGCGCCCCACTCCCCCCCAGTTGCGATACTGTGGTTCCCGTCGAAGATGTTGAAGAGGACGGCGCGTGGATCCGTGTTACCTCGTCGGTAAAGGCAGGGTCCCACGTTCGGGAGCGCGGCGAAGATATCCGACATGGCGATGTCGTTATCCCAGAGGGCTCACTGCTCAGACCACAGGAGATCGGCATGCTGTCGGCCATGGGGACGACTTCGGTGGCTGTGTACCGAAAAGCCCGGGTCGCTATCCTTTCCACCGGAGACGAACTTCTGGAGCCAGGTTCGACACCGCTTCCCGGCAAGATCATCAACAGCAACAGCTACAGTCTGGCCGCCCAGGTTCTCGACGCCGGCGGGGACCCGATGATGCTTGGCATTGCAGCCGACACTCTTGAAGATACATGCGACAAGATAAAGGCAGGTCTGAACGCCGACATGCTGGTCATCACCGGCGGGGTTTCTGTTGGGGATCGCGACTTTGTGAAAGTGGCAATAGAAAAACTGGGCGGGGAAGTCATCTTCTGGAAGGTCAATATGAAACCGGGCAAGCCCCTGGCTTTTGCGATGCTGCAGGGAAAGCCGGTCTTCGCGCTGCCGGGCAACCCTGTCGCCGCCATGGTATCGTTCGAACTGTTCGTGCGCCCGTCGATCCTGAAGGCGATGGGGCACGACAAGGTATTCCGGCCCAAGGCAAAGGCGGCCATGAAGGGGCCGGTTTCCAACAAAGGGAAGCGCCCGCACCTGGTCCGCGGCATTGTCTCCAAAAGCGATGACAGGTACCACGTCTCGACTACCGGCAACCAAAGTTCTGGCCGGCTCTCCTCCCTGATCCAAGGCAATGGCCTGATCCTCCTGGAACCGGAATCGTCACGCGCTGCGGGTGACAGTGTTGATGTTCTCCTGCTTGATAGGGGCTTTGAGATGGGATCTTTTCGATAA
- a CDS encoding winged helix-turn-helix domain-containing protein: MEKPVSQLEVRSKIWLEVDGAPVFGQGREELLRLLQQTGSINAAAKEMGIPYRKAWTYIDAMEKRLGFALVNRLKGGAGGGESTLTPQAVALLEKFDLLQKGFKASVNRKFIKLDF, from the coding sequence GTGGAAAAACCAGTCTCACAGCTCGAGGTCCGCTCCAAGATCTGGCTGGAAGTTGATGGCGCGCCGGTTTTTGGGCAGGGGCGAGAAGAGCTTCTGCGCCTGCTCCAGCAAACCGGCTCCATCAATGCGGCCGCCAAGGAGATGGGCATACCCTACCGCAAGGCGTGGACCTATATCGACGCCATGGAGAAGCGGCTTGGTTTCGCCCTGGTGAACCGCCTGAAGGGAGGGGCCGGAGGCGGCGAATCAACCCTTACACCACAAGCAGTTGCTCTGCTCGAGAAGTTCGATCTGCTGCAAAAAGGGTTCAAGGCCTCGGTCAACCGTAAGTTCATCAAGCTCGACTTCTGA
- a CDS encoding cytochrome c3 family protein, translating to MKKLAAVTVLILLAASAATAIVGGGEITLHSKGGNVLFSHDSHVGGGQLSCTECHDKLYLTIKQHKKVTMKQMQQGKSCGACHNGKKAFSVKGQCAKCHKK from the coding sequence ATGAAAAAGCTTGCCGCAGTAACTGTCTTAATTCTGCTCGCCGCTAGTGCAGCAACGGCCATAGTCGGCGGGGGCGAAATCACTTTGCACAGCAAGGGTGGCAACGTGCTGTTCAGCCATGACAGCCATGTCGGCGGCGGGCAGTTGTCCTGCACCGAGTGCCACGACAAGCTCTACCTGACCATCAAGCAGCACAAAAAGGTGACCATGAAGCAGATGCAGCAAGGCAAGTCTTGCGGCGCCTGCCACAACGGCAAGAAGGCGTTCAGTGTCAAGGGACAATGCGCGAAGTGCCATAAGAAATAG
- a CDS encoding 4Fe-4S dicluster domain-containing protein: protein MEKDILVRMQEDLERALKRPADKRRWAMLLDTRKCTTCSACTVACASENKLPPAQWYRPVWEEELGSYPKIQRISLPRPCMQCDKPPCVTACPVKGPDGATWKETKGIGAGIVPINYAKCIGCAKCVPACPYGARFIDSGRFHTDGTPELMKYEKGRAFEYGKVLVREGKNQPVGNARKCHFCQHRLANGMLPQCITSCVCRMGYFGDESDPESLIAQTIAANKAKLQVLKKGAGTLPRVYYLGNADLSIFNKHLKA, encoded by the coding sequence ATGGAAAAGGACATTCTGGTACGAATGCAGGAAGACCTGGAGCGGGCACTGAAAAGGCCGGCTGACAAACGGCGCTGGGCCATGCTCCTCGATACCCGCAAATGCACCACGTGCAGCGCCTGCACCGTCGCCTGTGCCTCGGAGAACAAGCTCCCGCCGGCACAGTGGTACCGGCCGGTATGGGAGGAGGAACTGGGGAGTTATCCGAAGATCCAGAGGATCTCCCTGCCGCGGCCCTGCATGCAGTGCGACAAACCTCCCTGCGTCACCGCCTGCCCGGTCAAGGGACCGGACGGCGCCACCTGGAAGGAGACCAAGGGCATTGGCGCCGGTATCGTGCCGATCAACTACGCGAAATGCATCGGCTGCGCTAAATGCGTCCCGGCCTGCCCCTACGGCGCACGGTTCATAGACAGCGGCAGGTTTCACACCGACGGCACCCCGGAACTGATGAAATACGAGAAGGGGCGGGCCTTCGAGTACGGCAAGGTGCTGGTCCGTGAGGGCAAGAACCAGCCGGTGGGCAACGCCCGTAAATGCCACTTTTGTCAGCATCGACTGGCCAACGGCATGCTGCCGCAGTGCATCACTTCCTGCGTCTGCCGCATGGGCTATTTCGGCGACGAGAGCGACCCCGAGAGCCTGATCGCGCAGACCATAGCGGCAAACAAGGCGAAGCTCCAGGTACTGAAGAAGGGCGCGGGAACGCTGCCGAGGGTGTACTACCTTGGCAACGCCGACCTGTCCATCTTCAATAAGCACCTGAAGGCGTAA
- a CDS encoding molybdopterin-dependent oxidoreductase, with protein sequence MAEDIKKTDGLSRRDFLKNTAVLSCGALVASQLDFARGIIARVEAGELTPAEAYELMKAENTLYTVCLNCNTGCGIKVKILDGVAVKIDGNPYNPFTLHPHFPMNAELGKMAKVDGAICPKGQSGHQGAYDPYRVRKVLKRAGKRGEGKWVSVPFNQAVDEIVNGGVLFGNVPGEENRRVTGLKELYALKDAKVAEEMAADVAALRKKKLTVAEFKTKHAANLDKLIDPDHPDFGPKNNQFVYFWGRKKGGRSDFAKRFTDQFGTVNTHGHTTVCQGSLYFACKAMSEQYNGSDFKDGQKFYWQTDLENAEYVLFVGSNLFDGNYGPPNRSPRLMSRLVEGKTKITVLDPRFTKLAGKANRWVPVLPGTDAAFAMGMTRWILENKRFDAKYLSNCNKAAAAADKESTWSNGAWLVKLDKDGKPSTFLRASEIGLKAKEVRKDSEGKDIDFDYLVTMKNGKPVAFDPNDDKEAAEGELFVTAEIPSEKGPVKVKSGLQVMLEAAQEKTIAEYATICGIDAGVIEETAREFTSYGKKASVDMHRGPAQHTNGFYNISSLMNLNLLVGNFDWRGGMIVASTYNADGTKSEKQPFNFKKITPKAKKTFGLSVIRHDAKYEESTLFSGKESYPAKRNWWPLSSDVYEEILPSIADAYPYSIKVLFSYMGAPTYSLPAGHTMIEALVNLERIPLYFASDIIVGTTTMYADYIFPDLHYLERWEMQGSHPNMPVKVQPVRNPVIPPPNEVVKVFGEEQPISYETLWMALAEKLGIAGFGPDGFGKGMPLTRPDDFYVRMVANVALDGKEPVADASAQEIDTFLKGRRHLPKDVFDAERWKRIAGPDWPKVVTVLNRGGRFDTQEASYKGDHVANKYGKQINLYQEKTYKCKDAFTGKHYYGMARYVPVADTLDRQPVEQSKGYDLHLITQRDIKMTKSRTISNQYLTEMMPENEIIVNTVDAKRLGLKTGEKVKVVSATNPEGVWDLKNGAKKPMVGKVKVTETIRPGIITFTLGHGVWATGGDDMFIDGKLVKGDPRRRTGVHANAAMWTDPHLKNTCMIDKVGGSVSFYDTKVRLVKI encoded by the coding sequence ATGGCTGAAGATATAAAGAAAACCGATGGGCTATCGCGCCGGGATTTTCTCAAGAACACCGCGGTCCTCAGTTGCGGCGCGCTGGTTGCGTCGCAGCTCGATTTCGCCCGCGGCATCATCGCCCGGGTAGAGGCGGGAGAGCTGACCCCCGCCGAGGCGTACGAACTGATGAAGGCGGAGAATACCCTTTACACCGTCTGCCTCAACTGCAACACAGGCTGCGGCATCAAGGTGAAGATCCTGGACGGCGTCGCCGTGAAGATCGATGGCAATCCCTACAACCCGTTCACCCTGCACCCCCATTTCCCGATGAACGCGGAGTTGGGCAAGATGGCGAAGGTAGACGGGGCCATCTGTCCGAAGGGGCAGTCCGGGCACCAGGGCGCCTATGACCCGTACCGGGTGCGCAAGGTGCTGAAGCGCGCCGGAAAACGTGGCGAAGGAAAGTGGGTGTCGGTACCGTTTAATCAGGCCGTGGATGAGATAGTCAACGGTGGGGTCCTCTTCGGTAATGTCCCGGGTGAGGAAAACCGCCGGGTGACCGGGCTCAAGGAACTGTACGCCTTGAAGGACGCCAAGGTCGCCGAGGAGATGGCGGCGGACGTGGCGGCGCTGCGCAAGAAGAAGCTGACCGTGGCCGAGTTTAAGACCAAGCATGCTGCCAACCTGGACAAGTTGATCGATCCGGACCACCCGGACTTCGGCCCCAAGAACAACCAGTTCGTCTATTTCTGGGGGCGCAAGAAGGGGGGGCGCTCGGACTTCGCCAAACGCTTCACCGACCAGTTCGGCACGGTCAACACGCACGGCCATACCACCGTCTGCCAGGGCTCCCTCTACTTCGCCTGCAAGGCGATGAGCGAGCAGTACAACGGCAGTGACTTCAAGGACGGCCAGAAGTTCTACTGGCAGACCGACCTGGAGAACGCCGAGTACGTCCTGTTCGTGGGTTCCAACCTGTTCGACGGCAACTACGGACCGCCCAACCGCTCGCCCAGGCTGATGAGCCGCTTGGTGGAGGGAAAGACCAAGATCACGGTACTTGACCCGCGCTTCACCAAGCTGGCCGGCAAGGCGAACCGCTGGGTACCGGTTCTTCCCGGCACAGACGCAGCCTTCGCCATGGGGATGACCCGCTGGATCCTCGAGAACAAGCGCTTCGACGCGAAGTACCTCTCCAACTGCAACAAGGCGGCGGCCGCCGCCGACAAGGAGTCGACCTGGTCCAACGGTGCCTGGCTGGTGAAGCTGGACAAGGACGGCAAGCCCTCCACCTTCCTGCGCGCCTCCGAGATCGGCCTCAAGGCCAAGGAAGTCAGGAAGGACAGTGAAGGCAAGGACATTGATTTCGACTATCTCGTGACCATGAAGAACGGGAAGCCGGTCGCCTTCGATCCCAACGATGACAAGGAGGCCGCCGAGGGCGAGCTGTTCGTGACGGCCGAGATCCCGAGCGAGAAGGGGCCGGTAAAAGTGAAGAGCGGCCTGCAGGTGATGCTTGAGGCGGCTCAGGAAAAGACGATCGCCGAGTATGCCACTATCTGCGGCATCGACGCTGGCGTGATCGAGGAGACGGCCAGGGAGTTCACCTCTTACGGCAAGAAAGCCTCGGTGGACATGCACCGCGGTCCGGCGCAGCACACGAACGGCTTCTACAACATCTCGTCGCTTATGAACCTGAACCTGCTGGTGGGCAACTTCGACTGGCGGGGGGGGATGATTGTCGCCTCCACCTATAATGCCGACGGCACCAAATCGGAAAAACAGCCCTTCAACTTCAAGAAAATCACCCCCAAGGCAAAGAAGACCTTCGGCCTCTCCGTCATCCGGCACGACGCCAAGTACGAGGAGTCGACCCTTTTCAGCGGCAAGGAAAGCTATCCGGCCAAGCGCAACTGGTGGCCTCTTTCCTCGGACGTCTACGAGGAGATCCTGCCCTCCATAGCTGACGCCTACCCGTACTCGATCAAGGTGCTCTTCTCCTACATGGGGGCGCCCACCTACTCGCTGCCAGCGGGGCACACCATGATCGAGGCGCTGGTGAACCTGGAGCGTATCCCGCTCTACTTCGCCAGCGACATCATCGTAGGCACCACCACCATGTATGCCGACTACATCTTCCCGGACCTGCACTACCTGGAGCGCTGGGAGATGCAGGGGTCGCACCCCAACATGCCGGTCAAGGTGCAGCCGGTGCGCAACCCGGTGATCCCGCCACCCAATGAAGTGGTCAAGGTGTTCGGCGAGGAGCAGCCCATTTCGTACGAAACGCTCTGGATGGCGCTGGCCGAGAAGCTGGGCATCGCGGGTTTCGGCCCGGACGGTTTCGGGAAGGGGATGCCGCTTACCCGCCCCGATGACTTCTACGTGCGCATGGTGGCGAACGTGGCGCTGGACGGCAAGGAGCCGGTCGCCGACGCCTCCGCCCAGGAGATCGACACCTTCCTGAAGGGGCGCCGTCACCTCCCCAAGGACGTCTTCGATGCGGAGCGCTGGAAGAGGATAGCCGGTCCGGACTGGCCCAAGGTGGTCACTGTGCTCAACCGGGGCGGCCGCTTTGACACCCAGGAGGCCTCCTACAAGGGAGACCACGTCGCCAACAAGTACGGCAAGCAGATCAACCTGTATCAGGAGAAGACCTACAAGTGCAAGGACGCCTTCACCGGGAAGCACTACTACGGCATGGCGCGGTACGTACCGGTCGCCGATACTCTGGACAGGCAGCCGGTGGAGCAGTCCAAGGGGTACGATCTGCATCTGATCACCCAGCGTGACATCAAGATGACCAAGTCCAGGACCATATCGAACCAGTACCTGACCGAGATGATGCCCGAGAACGAGATCATCGTTAATACGGTGGACGCCAAGCGTCTGGGGCTGAAGACCGGCGAAAAGGTCAAGGTGGTCTCGGCCACAAACCCGGAAGGGGTATGGGATCTGAAGAACGGCGCCAAGAAGCCCATGGTCGGTAAGGTCAAGGTCACCGAAACCATCCGGCCCGGCATCATCACCTTCACCCTGGGGCACGGCGTCTGGGCCACCGGCGGGGACGACATGTTCATTGACGGCAAACTGGTGAAGGGCGACCCGCGCCGCCGCACCGGCGTCCACGCCAACGCCGCCATGTGGACGGATCCGCACCTGAAAAACACCTGCATGATCGACAAGGTCGGGGGGAGCGTGTCCTTTTACGACACCAAGGTGCGGCTCGTGAAAATCTGA